In Spirobacillus cienkowskii, a genomic segment contains:
- a CDS encoding lytic transglycosylase domain-containing protein has translation MNNNKIKYLNLAARAKKFHFKSQCLAYVFFPIIIAPLLSGCQSSMRNNQILKIPSPTSELAIENNTKSTMQNPLLQKTEQKETDTKKTPANYENSSQFDSHESAYAPLSGEPILDEENNANTDENSLAVPDDELLDSENLVSTDSDEALSIDLPLNSIDSESAGLMDDNILLCEDNVYYKSWKEQFDSKWLAENRKKFKSTSSLQKMLNQARSNEFIKMAYPSIEKTGFDFPVVINNQVLQWINYFKNNGRKSFVVWLTRGRFIIPEMEKTLEDYGLPKDLAYLSMIESGYSPKALSYVGAVGFWQFMPATARENGLKINDYIDERRDLKKSTKAAANYLTNLYNQFGSWHLAAASYNGGPGLVRRTLRNYGSDSSFFELTSMGVVNRETADYVPKLIAAMIIAKNPEKFGFDINESNPPSATKTIEISRSIALTDLAKKLNIDKTVLEALNPELRLGITPPPAATSEGKFELEVPASQYEHAMLAINSIPAASDKYLIAARIKRRETVTAFVSRYRLNASSVLRANSHLKLNTKLRKGQVVYIPVSLGTGQYDRLTSNKFLAAKKNSKKYAAIKVAHAKNLNKKTTRVAVKTKKHNQSVALSSKKIKSDKTVHKPSSAPKQKKNIQHSYH, from the coding sequence GTGAATAATAATAAAATCAAATACTTAAATTTAGCTGCTAGAGCTAAAAAATTTCACTTTAAATCTCAATGCCTTGCTTACGTTTTTTTTCCTATTATTATTGCACCATTACTATCTGGTTGTCAGTCTAGTATGCGTAATAATCAAATTTTAAAAATTCCATCTCCGACCTCAGAATTGGCTATTGAAAACAATACAAAAAGCACAATGCAAAATCCTTTATTGCAAAAAACTGAACAAAAAGAAACGGATACCAAGAAGACTCCGGCAAATTATGAAAACTCTTCTCAATTTGATTCTCATGAATCCGCATATGCTCCATTAAGTGGAGAGCCTATCTTAGACGAAGAGAACAATGCAAACACGGATGAAAATTCTCTAGCTGTTCCGGACGATGAGTTGCTAGACTCAGAAAACTTGGTCTCAACCGACTCTGATGAAGCACTTTCTATAGACTTGCCTTTAAATTCAATTGACTCCGAATCTGCAGGGTTGATGGACGATAACATTTTGTTATGTGAGGACAATGTTTACTATAAATCTTGGAAAGAACAATTTGATTCAAAATGGCTTGCAGAAAATAGAAAAAAATTTAAATCTACCAGCTCTCTCCAAAAAATGTTAAATCAAGCAAGAAGCAATGAATTTATTAAAATGGCTTATCCATCAATCGAAAAAACAGGATTTGATTTTCCAGTTGTCATTAATAATCAAGTTTTACAATGGATTAATTATTTTAAAAATAATGGTAGAAAAAGTTTTGTTGTGTGGTTAACTCGTGGTCGTTTTATAATTCCAGAAATGGAAAAAACATTAGAAGACTATGGATTACCAAAAGATTTGGCTTACTTATCTATGATTGAATCGGGCTATAGCCCTAAGGCTCTCAGTTATGTGGGTGCTGTTGGGTTTTGGCAATTTATGCCTGCAACGGCGCGTGAAAATGGTTTAAAAATTAACGATTATATTGATGAGAGACGCGATCTTAAAAAGTCGACCAAAGCTGCAGCCAATTATTTAACCAATTTGTATAACCAATTTGGCAGTTGGCATTTAGCGGCTGCAAGTTATAACGGCGGCCCAGGTTTAGTGAGAAGAACGTTAAGAAACTACGGTAGTGATTCTTCTTTTTTTGAGCTCACCTCGATGGGTGTTGTGAATCGCGAAACGGCGGATTATGTTCCAAAACTGATTGCTGCCATGATTATTGCTAAAAATCCTGAGAAATTTGGTTTTGACATTAATGAAAGCAATCCACCATCCGCAACAAAAACAATTGAGATCAGTCGCTCAATTGCACTTACCGATTTGGCAAAGAAGCTAAACATCGATAAAACAGTTTTAGAAGCGCTCAATCCTGAGTTACGCTTAGGGATCACACCACCTCCCGCTGCAACGTCAGAAGGCAAATTTGAACTTGAGGTTCCGGCAAGCCAGTATGAGCATGCGATGCTTGCCATAAACTCAATTCCAGCGGCATCAGATAAGTATTTGATTGCGGCGCGGATTAAAAGGCGCGAAACTGTGACCGCGTTTGTCTCAAGATATCGCTTAAATGCATCGTCTGTATTGCGTGCGAATTCTCATTTGAAACTAAACACCAAGCTTCGTAAGGGGCAGGTTGTGTATATTCCTGTATCATTAGGCACAGGGCAATACGATCGCTTAACAAGCAATAAATTTTTGGCAGCAAAAAAGAATTCTAAAAAATATGCAGCAATAAAAGTTGCTCACGCTAAAAATTTAAATAAAAAAACAACCCGTGTTGCTGTAAAAACAAAAAAACACAATCAATCGGTTGCGCTTTCTTCTAAAAAAATAAAGTCAGATAAAACGGTGCACAAACCATCGTCCGCACCAAAACAAAAAAAGAATATTCAACATTCCTACCATTGA
- a CDS encoding DUF2797 domain-containing protein produces MQKSDYLISKMSVTPLTDCSLFHIDAIENKNIINRESIRLKAQYKIDPEIILKPGLKLSLKHTGLFQCISCSKVIKKIFDGFCFPCLKKKAAADICIMSPNLCHYLAGTCREPEWGEKFCYQPHYVYLSYTDKYKVGITRYSQIPTRWFDQGATLATVLARVTSRHQAGTLEHLLKEILHDKSHWLNMLKNKNERPSHELFIKKFYETKEWLLQNELFITKKIYTTPPTHLNLSQEILVFNEPLTVELNFDVPNFPATFKSINLDKNPSIMGEITGIKGQYIFMGDYVFNMRRHQGYKVNLEISEN; encoded by the coding sequence ATGCAAAAAAGTGATTACCTAATTTCAAAAATGTCGGTTACCCCGTTAACAGATTGTTCTTTATTTCATATTGATGCAATTGAAAACAAAAATATAATAAATCGCGAATCAATTCGTTTAAAAGCGCAATATAAAATTGATCCAGAAATTATTTTAAAACCAGGATTAAAATTAAGTTTAAAACATACAGGCTTATTTCAATGTATATCATGCAGCAAAGTTATTAAAAAAATATTTGATGGTTTTTGTTTTCCCTGCCTCAAAAAAAAAGCTGCCGCTGATATTTGTATAATGAGTCCAAACTTATGCCATTATCTTGCAGGAACCTGTAGGGAACCTGAGTGGGGAGAAAAATTTTGTTATCAACCTCATTATGTCTATTTATCTTATACAGATAAATATAAAGTTGGAATAACTCGTTATTCTCAAATTCCAACAAGGTGGTTTGATCAAGGCGCCACATTAGCAACAGTGTTAGCAAGAGTCACATCACGACACCAAGCGGGAACATTAGAGCATTTATTAAAAGAAATACTACACGATAAAAGTCATTGGTTAAATATGTTAAAAAATAAAAATGAAAGACCAAGTCATGAACTTTTTATCAAAAAATTTTATGAGACCAAAGAATGGCTTCTACAGAATGAATTATTTATAACCAAAAAAATTTACACAACTCCTCCTACGCATTTAAATTTATCACAAGAAATTTTAGTTTTTAATGAGCCATTAACTGTAGAATTAAATTTTGATGTCCCAAATTTTCCTGCAACTTTTAAATCAATAAATTTAGATAAAAATCCTTCAATAATGGGAGAAATTACGGGTATAAAAGGCCAGTATATTTTTATGGGAGACTATGTTTTTAACATGAGAAGGCATCAAGGTTATAAAGTTAATCTTGAAATATCTGAAAATTAA
- a CDS encoding YgaP family membrane protein, with translation MKVNIHPVERVIRVVVGLVVFSLAFWGPASYWFLLGLIPVLTGLIGWCPPYQLFGISTCKKS, from the coding sequence ATGAAAGTTAATATACATCCAGTGGAAAGAGTTATTAGAGTTGTTGTTGGATTGGTAGTCTTTTCCTTGGCTTTTTGGGGGCCTGCCAGTTATTGGTTTTTATTAGGTTTAATACCTGTGTTAACAGGATTAATTGGTTGGTGTCCTCCTTATCAATTGTTTGGAATAAGTACCTGTAAAAAAAGTTAA